Proteins from one Pelorhabdus rhamnosifermentans genomic window:
- a CDS encoding alcohol dehydrogenase catalytic domain-containing protein yields MKEIVVVKPHEVEVKEVPMPKISNDYEVLVKMQSAGVCGSDFHIYHGTNPCSTYPRIPGHENAGIVAAVGDKVSKVKVGDHVIVDLIMTCGECYQCKIGRKNVCENVRVRGSGADGGWREYFTAPEAEVYKISKDVPWKDAALVEPFAIGAHCTNRGRVVADDVVFILGTGTIGSIILQSCKAKGCKTIICCDINDASLERAQKYGADYVINSKTEDVVKRVQEITKEKGVSIAFDSACFPGSLTCVMQPGIIRNAGRVVPMGFVTEPEAITQAMINQREIEIIGSRMSCYQFEPTIKHMEDHDFILDGVATTFIKFSEIDKVFDHMSHPDPAVKKMVILFDE; encoded by the coding sequence ATGAAAGAAATCGTTGTAGTAAAACCGCATGAAGTTGAAGTGAAAGAAGTTCCAATGCCGAAAATTTCAAATGATTATGAGGTTTTGGTAAAAATGCAATCGGCAGGCGTATGTGGAAGTGATTTTCATATATATCACGGGACAAATCCATGCTCAACTTATCCGAGAATTCCTGGTCATGAAAATGCTGGTATTGTTGCCGCCGTTGGCGACAAGGTAAGCAAGGTTAAAGTTGGTGATCATGTAATTGTCGATCTTATTATGACCTGTGGAGAATGCTATCAGTGCAAAATAGGCCGCAAAAATGTCTGTGAAAATGTCCGTGTAAGAGGATCGGGCGCTGATGGCGGCTGGAGAGAATACTTCACAGCACCGGAAGCGGAAGTTTATAAAATTTCTAAGGATGTGCCATGGAAGGATGCTGCACTAGTTGAACCATTTGCTATTGGTGCGCATTGTACCAATAGAGGCCGGGTGGTAGCCGATGATGTCGTATTTATTCTAGGAACGGGAACAATAGGTTCGATTATTTTGCAGAGTTGTAAAGCTAAAGGTTGTAAGACAATTATTTGTTGCGATATCAATGATGCTTCTTTAGAAAGAGCCCAAAAATATGGTGCGGATTATGTTATTAACTCTAAAACAGAAGATGTTGTGAAGAGAGTTCAGGAAATCACTAAGGAAAAAGGTGTTAGCATTGCTTTTGATTCAGCCTGCTTTCCAGGATCCCTGACATGTGTTATGCAGCCGGGAATCATAAGAAATGCTGGCAGAGTTGTACCGATGGGCTTTGTGACGGAACCGGAAGCTATTACGCAGGCGATGATCAATCAGCGTGAAATAGAAATTATCGGTTCCAGAATGTCTTGCTATCAATTTGAACCGACAATTAAACATATGGAAGATCATGATTTTATACTGGATGGTGTGGCAACGACTTTCATTAAATTTAGTGAAATAGATAAGGTGTTTGACCATATGAGTCATCCAGATCCAGCCGTAAAGAAAATGGTAATACTTTTTGACGAATAA
- a CDS encoding SDR family oxidoreductase — MMNLFDIKGKKAIVTGGTRGLGYGMAEGLMEAGCEVAIVGTSDKVYAVADEFCSKGFKCYGVKGDFEKRDEVYSVFNACVEKLGGNLDILVTAHGIQRRYSAELFPLEEWDSVLNVNLNSVFILCQEAAKIMLKKGYGKIITIASMVSFFGGQTVPAYSAAKGGVTQMTKEMSNDWISRGINVNAIAPGYMATKMNEALLDESNPRYKEITDRIPAHRWGTGDDMKGTCIFLASHASDYLGGAIIPVDGGYLVK; from the coding sequence ATGATGAATCTTTTTGATATTAAAGGAAAAAAAGCAATTGTTACAGGCGGTACCAGAGGTCTGGGCTATGGTATGGCAGAAGGATTGATGGAAGCTGGCTGTGAAGTTGCTATTGTTGGGACATCCGATAAGGTTTATGCAGTAGCCGATGAATTTTGCAGTAAAGGCTTCAAATGCTATGGCGTAAAAGGGGATTTTGAAAAGAGAGATGAAGTATACAGCGTTTTTAATGCCTGTGTAGAAAAACTGGGCGGCAATCTGGATATCCTGGTAACAGCCCACGGTATTCAAAGACGCTACAGTGCGGAACTTTTCCCTTTGGAAGAATGGGACAGTGTGTTGAATGTAAACCTGAATTCGGTGTTTATTTTATGTCAGGAAGCGGCTAAGATCATGCTGAAAAAGGGCTACGGCAAAATCATTACGATTGCCTCCATGGTTTCGTTTTTCGGCGGCCAGACAGTTCCGGCTTATTCCGCAGCCAAAGGCGGCGTTACGCAGATGACGAAGGAAATGAGCAACGACTGGATCAGCCGTGGCATCAATGTTAACGCCATTGCTCCTGGCTATATGGCCACAAAAATGAATGAGGCATTGCTGGATGAAAGCAATCCGCGGTACAAAGAAATTACAGATAGAATCCCGGCACATAGATGGGGAACTGGCGATGATATGAAGGGGACCTGCATTTTCTTGGCATCGCATGCCAGTGATTATCTGGGCGGAGCGATTATCCCGGTTGATGGCGGTTATTTGGTAAAATAG
- a CDS encoding cupin domain-containing protein, whose translation MTTRGNNYTLTDIGSLKNLLNHNFKGVKGKYFIGNELGLSGSEVSLNCLPAEQAAPFVHAHKKNEELYIFISGNGKFFVDGEEFPVQEGSLIRVAPSAERAWTAGDKDLYFICIQAQEDSLTQATSEDGIRLETKTSWM comes from the coding sequence ATGACAACCAGGGGTAATAACTACACTTTAACAGATATTGGATCGCTTAAAAATCTACTAAATCATAATTTTAAAGGCGTTAAGGGTAAGTATTTTATAGGCAATGAGCTTGGTCTTAGCGGCTCTGAAGTTTCACTGAATTGTCTCCCGGCGGAGCAGGCAGCGCCGTTTGTTCATGCGCATAAGAAAAATGAGGAACTTTATATTTTTATTAGTGGTAACGGCAAGTTTTTTGTGGATGGAGAGGAATTTCCTGTTCAGGAAGGCAGTCTGATTCGAGTGGCTCCGTCGGCAGAAAGAGCTTGGACAGCCGGTGATAAGGATTTATATTTTATATGTATTCAGGCTCAGGAGGACAGTTTAACGCAGGCTACCTCTGAGGATGGTATACGCCTTGAAACTAAGACTTCCTGGATGTGA
- a CDS encoding MarR family winged helix-turn-helix transcriptional regulator, with protein sequence MKHIKETYPKPSSPCNFMNIHRASRAVAQFYNQVLKPSGLTIAQMGLLRQIEMAEGKTISEVAKSMRIDRTTLNRNLKPLTEAGLIIIRSGQDSRTRQVTLTAEGSNAAAEAWRLWGEAQVSIKEYLGEEDLAKFTKIMAKLEALAP encoded by the coding sequence TTGAAACATATCAAAGAAACATATCCCAAACCATCTAGTCCTTGTAACTTCATGAACATTCATCGAGCTTCCCGGGCTGTTGCGCAGTTTTATAATCAAGTCCTGAAACCTAGCGGCCTTACGATTGCCCAGATGGGGCTGCTGCGGCAGATTGAGATGGCTGAAGGCAAGACAATTAGTGAAGTGGCTAAAAGTATGCGAATTGACCGTACTACGCTTAATCGGAATCTCAAGCCTTTGACTGAAGCTGGATTAATCATTATAAGGTCTGGTCAGGATTCACGCACACGGCAGGTAACACTAACGGCAGAGGGAAGTAATGCGGCAGCTGAGGCCTGGAGGTTATGGGGTGAGGCTCAGGTATCAATAAAAGAATATCTCGGCGAAGAGGACTTGGCTAAGTTTACAAAAATAATGGCAAAATTGGAGGCGCTCGCACCCTAA
- a CDS encoding MATE family efflux transporter, with amino-acid sequence MNETMEEKNIVKTFFSYSVPCIIAMFLTSFIIVVDGVFIGWKVGESGLAAINLTLPLMYILLAVTLLIGVGGVTLAAQSLGAKQKKQASYYFSVALSGILAVDTSIVLFIAAFLDDIVVLLDAHGIVQEYVKDFLGVIVYFYVFMMLNMAFSMFIRAEGKPLLSLLFGVSGNIFNVILDYVFIMKLDWGMCGAALASGLSVLVPCLFGLMYFLTNRSVYQFTKFSPNFTDCKNIIFNGSAEFIAQISISITIFAFNLVLMERIGVNGVAAQTIIGYVVFIQSMVLTGIAIGIHPLISYNFGAKNMDVIFKLLGIGVKAVFAVGLVVCIVSLVYAEDIISIFSHNNQELLNIGGIGLRIFSIAFILNGYNMIVAAFFTSIGKAKAALFVSSLRSLVLILFFLLVLPYILGDIGIWLTTPLAETVTFAAAYLLVSKIKNELHSRS; translated from the coding sequence ATGAACGAGACTATGGAAGAAAAGAATATTGTTAAAACATTTTTCAGTTATTCAGTTCCCTGTATAATTGCCATGTTTCTTACTTCATTTATTATTGTAGTAGATGGCGTATTTATTGGCTGGAAAGTTGGAGAAAGCGGTCTGGCAGCTATCAATCTTACTTTGCCGCTCATGTATATCCTGTTAGCGGTTACCCTTCTGATCGGAGTGGGTGGTGTAACGCTTGCCGCACAAAGTCTTGGCGCAAAGCAAAAGAAACAGGCCAGCTACTACTTCTCGGTTGCATTAAGCGGAATTTTAGCCGTAGATACAAGCATTGTGCTGTTTATTGCCGCATTCTTGGATGACATTGTGGTTTTGTTGGATGCACACGGTATTGTACAGGAATATGTAAAAGACTTTCTCGGTGTAATTGTATATTTTTACGTATTTATGATGCTGAATATGGCTTTTTCCATGTTTATCCGGGCAGAAGGCAAGCCTCTGTTGTCCTTGTTGTTTGGCGTGTCTGGCAATATTTTTAATGTTATTTTGGATTATGTGTTCATCATGAAATTGGACTGGGGCATGTGCGGCGCTGCGTTAGCATCAGGTCTTTCAGTATTGGTGCCTTGCTTGTTTGGACTGATGTATTTTTTAACGAACAGATCAGTCTATCAATTCACTAAATTCAGCCCTAATTTTACTGATTGCAAAAACATTATATTTAATGGTTCAGCGGAATTTATCGCGCAGATTTCCATTTCAATTACTATTTTCGCATTTAACCTGGTTTTAATGGAGAGAATTGGCGTTAATGGCGTTGCGGCGCAAACTATCATTGGCTATGTTGTGTTCATACAGAGCATGGTGCTTACGGGAATTGCAATAGGTATTCATCCGCTTATCAGCTATAATTTTGGAGCCAAAAATATGGATGTAATATTCAAGCTGTTAGGGATAGGTGTTAAAGCTGTGTTTGCAGTAGGCTTAGTGGTATGTATAGTGTCTTTAGTCTATGCGGAAGATATCATCAGTATATTTTCCCATAACAATCAGGAACTTCTAAATATTGGTGGGATAGGTCTGAGAATTTTTTCCATCGCGTTTATTCTAAATGGGTATAACATGATAGTCGCAGCCTTCTTTACATCAATTGGCAAGGCCAAAGCAGCGTTGTTCGTTTCCAGTCTGCGCAGTCTGGTTCTTATATTGTTTTTTCTATTGGTACTGCCTTATATTTTAGGTGATATAGGGATATGGCTTACCACACCTTTGGCAGAGACTGTGACCTTTGCAGCTGCATACCTCTTGGTAAGCAAAATTAAAAATGAGTTGCATAGCAGAAGCTAA
- a CDS encoding AraC family transcriptional regulator has protein sequence MPSDYLMSINQAINYIYQNLDKSLTVEEIAEQCCFSKYYFNRVFKLTVGQNIYSFIKRIKLESAAFKLRAAKSRPITTIAIESGYSPSNFASAFKQYFDVSASDYRKMNDVPFKDSFAAVAEHIRNMKKDEHAFEEISAKMRIKRIEGMNLMYKRVICNYTRDLKEAWDLFCKEMEKQCLLDKDYLFVGISYDDPLIANEDHCMYDMCIAVDKPTSVNVHRIPSGLYACYDFYDKLNKFILAFNEIVSLWLPYCQYKLDNRPMLEIYHSEIDDRGNIRAEICIPIQES, from the coding sequence TTGCCTAGCGATTATCTTATGAGCATAAATCAGGCTATAAACTATATATATCAGAATCTGGATAAGAGTTTGACAGTGGAAGAAATAGCAGAACAATGCTGTTTCTCAAAGTATTATTTCAATAGAGTATTTAAGCTGACTGTTGGTCAAAATATATATTCTTTTATTAAAAGAATAAAGCTCGAAAGTGCTGCCTTCAAGCTGCGGGCTGCAAAAAGCAGGCCCATTACAACCATTGCGATAGAATCCGGTTATAGTCCGTCAAATTTTGCTTCTGCTTTTAAACAATACTTTGATGTAAGTGCCTCTGATTATCGAAAAATGAATGATGTACCGTTCAAGGATTCATTTGCAGCTGTTGCAGAGCATATTCGCAATATGAAGAAAGACGAGCATGCCTTTGAAGAAATTTCTGCAAAAATGCGGATAAAAAGAATAGAAGGCATGAATTTAATGTATAAGCGGGTTATTTGCAACTATACAAGAGATCTAAAAGAGGCTTGGGACCTTTTTTGCAAAGAAATGGAAAAGCAATGTCTACTTGATAAAGATTATCTTTTTGTGGGTATTTCGTATGACGATCCGCTCATAGCCAATGAAGATCACTGCATGTATGATATGTGTATAGCAGTTGATAAACCGACCAGTGTAAATGTCCACCGGATTCCGTCAGGGCTGTATGCTTGTTATGATTTCTACGATAAATTAAATAAATTTATCCTGGCCTTCAATGAAATCGTTTCATTATGGTTGCCTTATTGCCAATATAAACTTGATAACAGGCCGATGCTGGAAATCTATCACTCGGAGATAGATGACAGAGGAAATATCCGGGCGGAAATTTGTATTCCAATACAGGAAAGCTAA
- a CDS encoding MarR family winged helix-turn-helix transcriptional regulator, which translates to MKNIISEEEKYNRCIEDIGELLQKAVRTFQVLERKQIKVHGFTSSQCYILLEIYKHQTLSINEISEKMHLEISTITRIMNNLVRDELILRERSIYDKRVVEAVLTEKGKAVALGLKKSIENYYRDIISNLPRGHVREVMDAVELLVAALEKAK; encoded by the coding sequence GTGAAAAATATAATTAGTGAAGAAGAAAAATATAATCGATGTATAGAAGATATTGGCGAGTTGTTGCAAAAGGCAGTACGAACTTTTCAAGTTTTAGAGAGAAAACAAATTAAGGTACACGGTTTTACCAGTTCGCAGTGTTATATATTACTGGAAATATATAAACACCAGACACTTTCTATTAATGAGATTAGTGAAAAAATGCATCTTGAGATTAGTACTATTACTAGAATTATGAACAATTTAGTTCGGGATGAGCTGATTCTTCGTGAAAGATCTATATACGATAAAAGGGTTGTCGAGGCTGTTCTCACGGAGAAAGGTAAAGCGGTTGCTCTGGGACTTAAGAAAAGTATTGAGAATTATTATAGGGACATCATTTCTAACTTGCCACGGGGGCATGTTCGCGAAGTTATGGATGCGGTAGAATTGCTTGTAGCCGCTTTAGAGAAAGCTAAGTAG
- a CDS encoding LL-diaminopimelate aminotransferase, translated as MENFIQQLFAERVGGSKFGNDAILYKFEKIKKAKREALKNNPNLELIDLGVGEPDWMAEKEVVEVLYNQAKLRENRGYTDNGIWEFKDAAVHYMEKVYQVYGLNSVNEVNHGIGSKSILALLPLAFINPGDITIMTVPGYPVMGTMTKALGGEVVNLPLLAENNYLPNLDSLTLEQRRKAKLLYINYPNNPTGATATKEFFEKVVEFAQENKIIVVSDAAYAALTFDGERPLSFLSVKGAKDVGIEVHSLSKAFNMTGWRLAFVCGNEWVIKGFATVKDNNDSGQFAAIQMAGVYCLQHSEITEKTALKYSRRHTLLVNALKHIGFSVSKPKASFYLYVGIPKRTKNGRRFISAEDFSDFLIREKLISTVPWDDAGAYIRLSVTFDAKDEVEEEKLIAEIVRRFDEVGFIFE; from the coding sequence ATGGAAAATTTTATTCAGCAATTATTTGCGGAGCGAGTTGGCGGAAGTAAATTTGGGAATGATGCCATACTTTACAAATTTGAGAAAATAAAAAAAGCCAAAAGAGAGGCGCTTAAGAACAATCCCAATTTGGAATTGATTGATCTTGGAGTGGGTGAACCAGATTGGATGGCGGAGAAGGAAGTTGTCGAAGTATTATACAACCAAGCGAAGTTGAGAGAAAATAGAGGATATACCGACAATGGTATCTGGGAATTTAAGGATGCGGCTGTTCATTATATGGAGAAGGTTTATCAAGTTTATGGTCTTAATTCAGTTAATGAAGTGAATCATGGGATTGGATCGAAGTCAATTTTGGCGCTTCTGCCGCTGGCTTTTATTAATCCTGGTGATATTACTATTATGACTGTACCCGGATATCCTGTTATGGGGACGATGACAAAGGCTTTAGGGGGAGAAGTGGTTAATTTACCACTTTTAGCTGAAAATAATTATTTACCTAATTTAGATTCTTTGACCTTAGAACAACGCCGTAAAGCAAAATTGTTGTATATTAACTATCCTAACAATCCAACGGGAGCTACAGCGACTAAAGAGTTCTTTGAAAAAGTCGTAGAGTTTGCCCAAGAAAATAAGATTATTGTCGTATCAGATGCTGCTTATGCGGCGCTTACTTTTGATGGAGAGCGTCCGCTTAGTTTTTTATCTGTTAAAGGTGCTAAAGATGTTGGGATAGAAGTTCACTCGTTATCTAAAGCATTCAATATGACTGGCTGGCGACTTGCGTTCGTGTGTGGTAATGAATGGGTAATTAAAGGCTTCGCAACTGTAAAAGATAATAATGATTCTGGTCAGTTTGCTGCCATTCAAATGGCGGGCGTTTATTGTCTACAGCATTCTGAAATAACGGAAAAAACAGCTTTGAAATATTCCCGCCGTCATACTTTGTTGGTAAATGCACTGAAACATATTGGTTTCTCAGTAAGCAAGCCAAAAGCGTCATTTTATCTGTATGTGGGCATTCCAAAACGCACTAAAAATGGAAGACGTTTTATATCAGCAGAAGATTTTTCGGATTTCTTAATTAGAGAAAAATTAATTTCGACTGTTCCCTGGGATGATGCAGGGGCATATATTAGACTTTCCGTTACCTTTGATGCAAAAGATGAAGTCGAAGAAGAGAAGCTTATTGCTGAAATAGTGCGCCGCTTTGATGAGGTTGGTTTTATTTTCGAATGA
- a CDS encoding DMT family transporter: protein MGLLAIFCTTVLWGLSFVSIKVTVAVIPPMTLAFLRFLIASVILLFLLKRMEPDTRLARVDMPLMALSGLLGITAFNNFQNIGIKMTTASSASMIIAAIPMFTVVGEFLIFKTRLSLLKIISVILSVGGVYCIVAFSQQESTDGFLGNIFMVGAAVAWVAYTLITRPLSMRYSQLAVVTYQIIFGTLALIPFTFFESWEWQSVDCFIILHLIYLGFFCSALANYLYVYAKGVLGVSSVSFFINLIPVISVIGGFTILQEPVSKLQMLGGAIILFSVYIANRNVEKATELSE, encoded by the coding sequence ATGGGATTGTTGGCCATTTTCTGCACTACTGTACTTTGGGGATTATCTTTTGTCAGTATCAAGGTAACGGTGGCTGTGATTCCACCAATGACTTTGGCGTTTCTGCGTTTTTTAATTGCTTCAGTTATTCTTTTATTTCTACTTAAAAGAATGGAGCCTGACACGAGACTGGCCAGGGTGGATATGCCATTAATGGCCCTGTCTGGACTGCTTGGCATCACAGCATTTAATAATTTTCAAAACATAGGTATCAAAATGACTACAGCCTCGTCAGCTTCAATGATTATTGCGGCAATACCCATGTTCACAGTTGTAGGGGAATTTTTAATTTTTAAAACAAGGCTGTCTTTATTGAAGATAATTAGTGTAATATTATCCGTAGGTGGAGTGTATTGTATTGTCGCTTTTTCACAACAAGAATCAACAGATGGCTTTTTAGGCAATATATTTATGGTTGGTGCAGCTGTTGCTTGGGTTGCATACACTTTAATAACAAGACCTTTGAGTATGCGATATTCCCAGTTAGCGGTAGTTACATACCAAATTATTTTTGGTACATTGGCATTGATTCCTTTCACATTTTTTGAATCTTGGGAATGGCAATCTGTTGACTGTTTCATTATTCTTCACTTGATTTATTTAGGCTTTTTTTGTTCAGCCTTAGCAAATTATCTTTATGTATATGCAAAGGGAGTATTAGGGGTTAGCAGTGTCTCCTTCTTTATCAATCTTATACCGGTTATTTCAGTAATCGGTGGATTTACTATTTTGCAGGAGCCAGTAAGTAAATTGCAAATGTTAGGCGGGGCTATTATTTTGTTTTCAGTATATATTGCCAATCGTAATGTAGAAAAAGCAACTGAATTAAGTGAATAA
- a CDS encoding AraC family transcriptional regulator, whose protein sequence is MEKFTSCKLAISECLKSKYYSIAHLHNEEKTMDMHIHDCYEIYYSISGGKQFLIDNRFYDINPGNLFVINQFESHYLTPNTDMVHERIVISIHPDFAKKISTEKTNLDYCFTERSQVFNHRISLTKEQQQRFLYFVGKITTTNEFGSDIIERVAFMELMLMINSLFINNNFSEIDDSNFQYHQQVSKILSYIDQHITDPLTVEHLAEQFYISTSYICRIFKATTGTTINKYINARRITIAKSLLMTDLSISEVCEKCGFNDYSNFLKAFNKAVGISPKKYASCSTS, encoded by the coding sequence ATGGAAAAATTTACATCATGTAAATTAGCAATTTCAGAATGTCTGAAAAGCAAATACTATTCCATTGCCCATTTACATAATGAAGAAAAAACCATGGATATGCATATCCATGATTGTTATGAAATATATTATTCTATTTCCGGCGGAAAACAATTTTTGATTGATAATCGCTTTTATGATATTAATCCAGGCAACTTATTTGTCATCAATCAATTTGAAAGCCATTATCTAACTCCAAATACTGATATGGTGCATGAACGTATTGTTATTTCCATCCATCCTGACTTTGCGAAAAAAATTTCCACTGAAAAAACAAATCTTGACTATTGTTTTACTGAACGGAGTCAAGTATTTAATCATCGTATTTCATTAACGAAAGAACAGCAGCAGCGCTTTCTTTATTTCGTCGGTAAAATAACTACAACCAATGAATTTGGGAGCGATATAATCGAACGGGTAGCCTTTATGGAACTCATGCTTATGATCAATAGTTTATTTATCAATAATAATTTTTCAGAAATAGACGATTCTAACTTTCAATACCATCAGCAAGTGTCAAAAATTCTTTCCTACATTGATCAACATATTACCGACCCCCTTACCGTTGAACATTTGGCAGAACAATTTTATATTAGCACCTCTTATATATGCAGAATTTTCAAGGCAACCACCGGTACCACTATTAACAAGTACATTAATGCCCGCCGTATTACCATAGCAAAATCTTTATTAATGACGGACTTAAGCATCAGCGAGGTTTGTGAAAAATGCGGCTTTAACGATTATAGTAATTTCTTAAAAGCTTTTAACAAAGCAGTTGGCATTTCTCCTAAAAAATATGCTAGCTGCAGTACTAGTTAA
- a CDS encoding nitroreductase family protein: MELLTVNQELCVKCGICAEVCPNGIIGMSAEGPQMLYEPACIACGHCTAVCPVAALDNVKAPLSKQVKLDQYPVINTETAYAFLRSRRSIRNYKKDKIAQEKILQLLDIARFAPSGCNSQGLSYVVIENPEKLKKITEATIEWLEKQIETNVEWAKPFAGLAEVYRKTGVDVVLREAPYLIVATVPQEFSLGHDNARFSLEYVELYAAAMGLGTCWAGFVEIAAGAQYKPILEAMEIPDGFAVAGVMMLGYPKHTYQRLVDRNPIKVTWLA; this comes from the coding sequence GTGGAGTTATTGACAGTCAACCAAGAACTCTGTGTGAAATGTGGGATTTGTGCTGAGGTATGTCCTAACGGAATTATTGGTATGTCGGCGGAAGGACCGCAAATGCTTTATGAACCGGCGTGTATTGCTTGTGGACATTGTACGGCGGTTTGTCCAGTAGCGGCCTTGGATAATGTAAAAGCACCATTGAGCAAGCAAGTAAAGCTTGATCAATATCCGGTGATTAACACAGAGACTGCCTATGCTTTTTTACGATCACGTCGTTCGATACGCAACTATAAGAAAGATAAGATTGCCCAGGAGAAAATCTTGCAACTTCTTGATATTGCCAGATTTGCACCTTCAGGCTGTAATTCACAGGGGTTATCCTATGTTGTAATCGAAAACCCTGAAAAACTCAAAAAAATAACTGAAGCAACGATAGAATGGTTGGAAAAGCAAATTGAGACTAATGTAGAATGGGCAAAACCCTTTGCCGGGTTAGCAGAAGTTTATCGTAAGACAGGCGTTGATGTTGTGTTGCGTGAGGCTCCTTATTTAATAGTAGCTACTGTACCGCAAGAGTTTTCGCTCGGACACGATAATGCACGGTTTTCTCTTGAATATGTAGAATTGTATGCTGCTGCTATGGGGTTGGGAACTTGCTGGGCAGGCTTTGTGGAAATAGCGGCAGGTGCTCAATATAAACCTATTTTGGAAGCTATGGAGATACCGGATGGATTTGCAGTTGCCGGGGTAATGATGTTGGGGTATCCTAAACATACATATCAACGGTTGGTTGATAGAAATCCCATAAAAGTAACATGGCTTGCGTAG